GCCACCGAGGCGATCGCGTCAATGATTTTGACATACCCCGTGCAGCGGCACAAATTCCCTTTGATCGCTTCCTTGATCTCATCCCGGGACGGCGCCGGATTATGCTCCAGCAAATCCTTGGCCGACATGATCATGCCCGGGGTGCACATTCCGCACTGTGCCGCGCCATGCTCGATGAACGCTTCTTGAATCGGATCCAATTGCATTTCGCTGGAAAGCCCTTCGATGGTGGTGATTTCCTTTCCTTCGGCTTCCATCGCGAATACCAGACAGGATTTGACCGACTTTCCGTCCAAAAGCACGGTGCAGGCTCCGCAATACCCGTCATTGCAGCACTTTTTCGATCCCGTCATCTCCAGGTCCAAGCGCAGCGCATCTTGAAGCGTACGGCTCGGATCAATATAAACCGTTCTGTCTCTGCCGTTGACTTTCAGCGTAATTTCTTTTTTCATCGAACAATTCCTCCCTCATCTATCTTGAAAATCACTTCCACCCAAAAATGAATTCTTCACACAAGAATACCACTTTGATGGCCAACCATTGCATGGACCGCTTGGGGCACGTCGGATAAATCATGGATGACGTAAAATCGATCTGCGCCTGCCCATTTGTACCCCCACCAACCGTACAGATCTAACTTTGCGGTTCCGTTAAGCGTTTCCACTGTAAAGTCGCTGCCAGACTGGCTTCCTACATAGCAGATGTGCAGACTGGGAATTTTCTGGACGAGCCGATTCAGACTGGCGAACATTTTCTCGCCGCGTGTCGGCATGCAGTCGCTGACAAGGATCATCTCGGTTGCTTCATATTCATCCAACAGCTGCGAGGCGAAGAGAAGCACGGCTGACAAATCCGTACTTCTTCCTTCCGGCAAATGCATAATTTCATGAATCACGGATTTCATATCGCGAGGCTGATGAAGCTGTTTGATCGCGCTGATTTCCTGATCAAATGCGTATACTCCGTATCTGCTTTGCTCTCTGGTGCCCAGCCGGGCCAAAGCTCCCGCCAATACGGCGGAAATCCCCAGCTTCCTGCCGACCATCGAACCGGAATGATCGATAAATACGATAAAATTTTTCTTCATGGGAGCCCGGTACCGGATTCGGATATCATCCGGTTGAATGCTGCGCGGCGCTCCCATCAGCCGGCCCAAAGTTCCTTCGATATCGATTTCGCCGCCGGCCGCTTGCTGCCACGATTTGCTTGAAAGCCTTACCCCCTCCTTTCCGTATAAGCTTGACTGGCCACTGCGAATGGACGCTATCGTTTGCTCGCCCCATTGCTCCACTTCTTTCAAGGATATCCAGGGCTGGGACCGATATTGCTTCAAATGCTCCACTTCATAAGTCAAACGGACCTGCAGATCCATGAAAGGAACTTCATGCGGCCTTCGATCCGAAGCTCCGCGAACCCCTCCCGCTCCCGAGCCTTTCCACGCCATTTCAAGGATCGGCGGGGATGGGCCGGAATTCTCCCGGACAGCACCGCCGCTGCTGTTTTCCGATGCTTCACCGCCGCCGGCTTCTACCAAGGCCCCTCCGGACGAATCCTGATCGGTAAAATCACTTGCCTTTTGCCACTGCTCAAACAGCCTTTCATAACCTTTGGGAGGCATGTTTTTCTCCATGATTTCACGGATGACCTCAGCTCCCGTGCGTCCGCTGGAAGGCTTTACTTGAATTTTGCTTAGAAAAGCGGCCACTCCGGATGCCAGAATGATTTCGGATGAAGGCTTCGCCCAACCGTTCAACAGACTTAAAAAGTCGATCGGCCCCCTGATCGAAGAACCGTAACGCAGATCGGGATGCACCCTTGAATCGCGTGCGATCCGAATAGCGTATGACAGCCAATCCCCACTCCAACCCGGATGCTTCCTTCGCAAAATCTCGGTTTCTTCTTCCTCCGATTGATAGCCTAATTCCAGCATGACAAAACGGTCCGCCAAACCTCTTGACAATCTTTCCGTACCGATATCATCTATGGGATTGCTGGAACCGATCAACGAAAATCCGGACTCGGCGACCACTCTTCCGTAATGGGGAATTTCAATATAGCCGTCCGACAGCGCCGTCATCAACACATTCAGCGCTCCGCTTGGCGCCCGGTTGAATTCCTCGATATATAAAATCCCCCCTTGCCGCATCGCTTTCGTCAATGGACCGGGAAGAAAATATTCTTGTTTGTAGCCCTCTTTAATAACTAAAGCGGGATCAAAGGTGCCGACCAGGGAATAGGCGCTTAGCTGCTCATCCCCGGTAGCTTGAAATAGACGCCCTTCCCCGTTAAGTTCTTTTGATATCGCGCTCAATATGGTAGTTTTGGAAACACCCGGCATTCCAATCAGCAAAATAGGCTGTTTGGCCCGAATAGCCGCCAAAATGATGCCGATTTCATTTTTTCGGCCGACAATCTGCGTGCATAGTCTTTCATAAATACCCGTATTCAGCATCGGCTCACCCCGTAGATTTCGTCTCCAGCCGTGACAACATAATACAAGTGAAAAATTTCGATAAGGATATGTAAAATTATAGTATTTAGTGCTAGAATATTTCTATGCCAATGTAGTATAAATCATACTGTGAGCCTATCGAAATTTTTCAACCCTGTATTTATGCTATTTGGCAATCTTTTTCTTTAAATTCTTCTTGAGGCGGTGGAGCTTTGAATCGCGCTCGCCTTTTCATTCGCTGCAATGATCCAGTAAACAATCGCTGCCACGATTAAACCGACCACTGCAGTTGAAAAATGAGGGGCGTTAAATTCCACGATTAAAGCCACCGCCGAACCAATCCCCCAGGCGACGAACGGCTTGACCCGAATATTCTCGGCAATATCCGCGCCTTTTCTCAAGAAAAATTGGTCTACAATAATAATTCCTCCAATCGGCGGGACCAGAATACCGAGAAGCGTCAACCAGTTAATGAAGAAGCTCCAAATCCCCATGACCGCCGCGAAAATTCCAATCGCTCCCAATATGATGGTGGCCACCCTCATGCGTCCTCCCACGATATGGGACCAACCTACCGCACCATTGTAAAGACAGTGGGAACAAACCGACCCGAGATTGATGAACAAGAACAGAACTGCCAATACCGCCAAAAATCCGCCCTTGTCGGCAAAGAAACGGAAGATGTCCGTTTTGGCTACGGAAGCGGTGAGAATCCCTCCGAAAACTAAAGCAACCACATTGGCAAAGGGGAAAGCGGAGAACGTAGCGATGAGTGAATCCCTGGGATTTTTAGCCCAACGGTTGAAATCGCCGGTCATGGTACCAGCATCGGCAAACAACGCGATGACCATCGTAATTGCTACACCGAACGATAATGGAGTCGCTGTATTTCCCGCAAAGGAAGTAATCGCGCTCCATCCCGATTGGGAGACAACATCGGTGACGGCCCATAAACCGAGAACGACAAACAGCGGGGCTGAAACGATTCCGATGTAGGAAAGCGCTTTAATTCCTATAAACGTGACTGCCATATACAGGAGACCCGCCAGCAAGGTCATCGCAAACAAATTGGCGCCAAACGCGTCATGCATAAAGGTTCCCGTCAAACCTGTCTGCACCGCAAACCATCCGATAATCAGGGTCGATAATAGACCGGAGGCAACAACATAGCCTTTCCGGCCGAACGTTGTAGAGGCTTGAAGAGCGAAGTTATAGCCTTTTTTCGTCGATAGGACGCCAAGCGTGCCGACATAGGCAAACATGATCAAATTACCCAGCAGAATAGCCCACATGCCTTTGGTGAAGCCAATGCCGGCAACAATGGCCGAACCGGTGAGCGCGCCGGTAATGATCATCGGAAAGCCCATCCATACCGCTGACACAGACAATACGCCTTTTCTGGCTTTGAGAGGAACCGATTCGTGTTCATACTCCTCTTCCAAGATGACGTGCTCCATATCTTCTTCCACACGATGCAGTTCTGCGTTAACATTTGACATCCGACTTTCATCTCCTTTAGTTTAGTTCATTTTGAATTATTTTTATATTCTGATATTTCCGGCTGACCAACCCCCTTCCCAGTAAATTTCCTATCTGGAAAATTCACATCCGCTAAAAATAATTCAACCGAAAGCATGCCTGAATTAACTTTCTGAAAACGAAAAAACCGTTAAGCGTCGGTATTTTTCATTTTCAGAAACAGCAGAAGTAGCCCGCTTTCAGTATAAATGTGAATTCTTCAAGGACGCTTTGACGCGCCATTCCCCTCAGCTTCCGGTCATGCAGTTGAAATGGCACTGGACAACTTCTCAAAAATTTTCCAAAATGACTTTTGCTGTATGTCCAATATGCGTGCTGATCAATTGCTTCAATTTTTCAGTATCCTTTTTGCGAATGGTTTCAAGTATTTCATGATGCTGTCTTTGGGCGAATTCCAGTGAGGCGACCGTAGAAGTGTACAAACGCATATAAGGTTCGATGGCAACCCATAAATTTTCAATTATCTGCATTAATTGCTTGGACCCGGACATCGCATAAAATTCTAAATGAAACTGGCGGTTTAATGATCTCCATAGATTCACATCGCCCATTTGATTGTCCATTTCACGAACGATTTCTTCGAACCTTTGCTCATTTGACTTTTTCAGATTCGGCAAAGCCCATTCGGCCGCCAAGATTTCAAGGCGATTGCGGATTTCCATGATTTGCTGGACTTCGTGAGCCGATAAAAGCTTGATCGTTACTCCTCGGCGATCATATGTAACCAAACCTTCCGACTGCAACTGCCGCAATGCTTCCCGCACAGGCATCACACTGACTCCATATGCCTCCGCAATTTGCCGGATCGTTATTTTCTCGCCGGGAATCAATTGACGATTGATGATTTGTTCTCTTAATTTCTCATAGACTTTTCCCTGTACAGATTCTACTTTTATGATTTCCGATGACATTGCCCCATCTCCGTTTCAGTTTGCTAATCTACGGAATAATATCATAAACCGGGGTAAATTGCGGAAAAATACGCAGAAACGTTCAAAATGAAGTATAAAATAAATGTTTGTGATCACAGATCACAGATCACATTTGATGATATCGTTATTTTACTAGTCGGCATTCTTAGTGTCAAGAATTTTTTGAATAATTTTATGTCGTTTTTTGTTTTAGTGTTATATTATATTACATATAATCAAATTAATAAGAGATTTTATATAAAAAAATCAAAATTTTTATTTTATTCAGATCCATTTCTCTGATATATGGAATTATTATGTTATGCAATATAACATATATGAATATAAAAAAACCTCTACCGAGGTCAATTCAATGATGAGTGACCCGCGTAAAGAGGAAGGTTTTGATGCCAATTAGAATTTTCCTTTCCGGGGGCCTGGAAACTTATAAATTCTAATGTGGTAAAAAAATACAATTTCCGTTTCGATCAACCAACAGAATTTGTCTTCTTTATTTTTCTTGAATCTTCCGGCTTATGTTTCCAAAAACACTTTACCGGTACTGGATAGATCGTATCCGCCGATCGATGTTAGCTCCCGATGGAATGCCTCCGATTGCAAAATCGATTTGAGCACCTCAATCAGCTCCGAATTTTGACGGTTTTTCAAGATAATTAGATCATACCGTTCCCGGATAAGTGGGATAAAATCAACCCCTACAAGCATCGCGGCTTTCTCGATGCCGACACCGGCATCGGCTTCCCCGATTGCCACTTTGCCGGCAACCCCCATGTGACTCGATTCTTCGGTTTCATAACCGTTAATCGCTGCTGTCGGAATGCCGTGAAGCCGCAATTGCTCATCAAACAGCACTCTTGCGCCGGAGCCTTTTTCCCGGTTTACTATCCTAAGACCGGGCTGCTGCAAATCCGACCAGCTTCGAATCTTCCTGGGATTGCCTTTTTGCATATAAATTCCTGCCGTCCGGGACATCAGGTTGATCACAATGTAGGAAAACCCGACAAGAATTTTGCGGACATAAGGAAGATTATATTCTCCCGAATCGCCATCCAGCAAATGAATGCTGACAATGTCCGCCTCACCGCGGTACATCGCGATTAAACTGTCCATGCTGCCTGCGTAAGAACGGAGAGGCCTATAGTTTTTTGTCTTTTTTTCTATATGTTTGGCTAAACTATCCAGACTGATGTCCTGTCCGGTGATGACGATCGGTCTGACTCCGGGATACACCTGTTCGGCCTCCGCTCTCGGCGGTAGAACGGTTCCTCCCTTGGACTTCATTTTATAAGCATCCAAATCGGCTGCATCGACCCGCATTTGTTTTCCGACTCTGTAAGCGGGCAATTCGCCTTTTTTAATCAAGTCATAAACCGTCAACTTGGAAATTTTGAGAAGCTTTGAAATTTCATCGGTCGTGTAGGATGAATCGTTCGTCATCCATGTATCCCTCCAGCCTGAAAATTGGATTCACCCTCTTGAAAATTTATTCCCTCTTTACTTTTTAATATATAAAAAAATATAATTAGTATGGTTTAGATATAATTAGTATCATTTGA
This sequence is a window from Ferviditalea candida. Protein-coding genes within it:
- a CDS encoding substrate-binding domain-containing protein: MTNDSSYTTDEISKLLKISKLTVYDLIKKGELPAYRVGKQMRVDAADLDAYKMKSKGGTVLPPRAEAEQVYPGVRPIVITGQDISLDSLAKHIEKKTKNYRPLRSYAGSMDSLIAMYRGEADIVSIHLLDGDSGEYNLPYVRKILVGFSYIVINLMSRTAGIYMQKGNPRKIRSWSDLQQPGLRIVNREKGSGARVLFDEQLRLHGIPTAAINGYETEESSHMGVAGKVAIGEADAGVGIEKAAMLVGVDFIPLIRERYDLIILKNRQNSELIEVLKSILQSEAFHRELTSIGGYDLSSTGKVFLET
- a CDS encoding purine-cytosine permease family protein; the encoded protein is MSNVNAELHRVEEDMEHVILEEEYEHESVPLKARKGVLSVSAVWMGFPMIITGALTGSAIVAGIGFTKGMWAILLGNLIMFAYVGTLGVLSTKKGYNFALQASTTFGRKGYVVASGLLSTLIIGWFAVQTGLTGTFMHDAFGANLFAMTLLAGLLYMAVTFIGIKALSYIGIVSAPLFVVLGLWAVTDVVSQSGWSAITSFAGNTATPLSFGVAITMVIALFADAGTMTGDFNRWAKNPRDSLIATFSAFPFANVVALVFGGILTASVAKTDIFRFFADKGGFLAVLAVLFLFINLGSVCSHCLYNGAVGWSHIVGGRMRVATIILGAIGIFAAVMGIWSFFINWLTLLGILVPPIGGIIIVDQFFLRKGADIAENIRVKPFVAWGIGSAVALIVEFNAPHFSTAVVGLIVAAIVYWIIAANEKASAIQSSTASRRI
- a CDS encoding AAA family ATPase, whose amino-acid sequence is MLNTGIYERLCTQIVGRKNEIGIILAAIRAKQPILLIGMPGVSKTTILSAISKELNGEGRLFQATGDEQLSAYSLVGTFDPALVIKEGYKQEYFLPGPLTKAMRQGGILYIEEFNRAPSGALNVLMTALSDGYIEIPHYGRVVAESGFSLIGSSNPIDDIGTERLSRGLADRFVMLELGYQSEEEETEILRRKHPGWSGDWLSYAIRIARDSRVHPDLRYGSSIRGPIDFLSLLNGWAKPSSEIILASGVAAFLSKIQVKPSSGRTGAEVIREIMEKNMPPKGYERLFEQWQKASDFTDQDSSGGALVEAGGGEASENSSGGAVRENSGPSPPILEMAWKGSGAGGVRGASDRRPHEVPFMDLQVRLTYEVEHLKQYRSQPWISLKEVEQWGEQTIASIRSGQSSLYGKEGVRLSSKSWQQAAGGEIDIEGTLGRLMGAPRSIQPDDIRIRYRAPMKKNFIVFIDHSGSMVGRKLGISAVLAGALARLGTREQSRYGVYAFDQEISAIKQLHQPRDMKSVIHEIMHLPEGRSTDLSAVLLFASQLLDEYEATEMILVSDCMPTRGEKMFASLNRLVQKIPSLHICYVGSQSGSDFTVETLNGTAKLDLYGWWGYKWAGADRFYVIHDLSDVPQAVHAMVGHQSGILV
- a CDS encoding GntR family transcriptional regulator, producing MSSEIIKVESVQGKVYEKLREQIINRQLIPGEKITIRQIAEAYGVSVMPVREALRQLQSEGLVTYDRRGVTIKLLSAHEVQQIMEIRNRLEILAAEWALPNLKKSNEQRFEEIVREMDNQMGDVNLWRSLNRQFHLEFYAMSGSKQLMQIIENLWVAIEPYMRLYTSTVASLEFAQRQHHEILETIRKKDTEKLKQLISTHIGHTAKVILENF